Sequence from the Neomonachus schauinslandi chromosome 9, ASM220157v2, whole genome shotgun sequence genome:
CCCCCGGGGGCAAGCCGTGGGCTACGAAAGGCCCCGatccacctctccctctgcacctgtgAGGAATGCTGCTGGGTCTCGTCCTCTCCACATGCCCGATCGGCTCCATGCAGCCTGGCCCAGGTTCTCTAGCTGCCACTCGGGACCTAAGGGGCTGGGGCTCGGGAAAGATAAAGGTGTGCTTATCTGTGGAGGAGGGGGCTGACTCCAGAGCAGGCTTGTCAGAGGGAgatggccgggggggggggtggggggggggttgcagattctattcatttcttcattttgcctTTAGTCGGCCCCGCCAGGCCAAAGCAGAGTCCTGTCCGTCGTGGTTAGGTAGGGGTAAGTCCACATAGGCAGACACTGTTTTTCCATAAGGCTGCTTTAAACGGTTGGGAAGGCCTGGGTATCGGGCAAAAGTCACCTGGCCATGGAGCCCACGTGGCGCCAGCTACCTGCAGCAGATGACATTACACTGGGGGAGAACATTGGCTCCTCACTAGGTTCTGATTCTGGAGAAACGGACTCTGAACAGACACTGCTTTCGAGTGAGGGACTCTGATTAGGAATTATCCTCTCCTGAGAATCAAAGATTTACCAaggggattaagaaaaaaaaaaaagatgatcaaaaCCACAACGAACATCCTGGAAGAGGCTGCTGAGAAGTTCTCCTCCTCCCAGAGCTAGAAGTTCTCCACTGTGGCAGCAGCTGTGACCCCCGCCCCACTCGGAAGACCCCAGTGACCAACAAGCCAGCCCCAGAGTCATGGGCCTTGAGACAGATCTGGAGACCAGCTCGGGTGGGAAGCCGGCCTGCCATCAGAAGGCCATCCCCACCGCTCACCTCACTTTTGTCATTGACTGTGCTCGTGGCAAACAGCTCTCCCTGGTGGCACCCCCAGTGCTGCCCCGAGCCCCCGGTCCCCATCTAGGACCTGTCACTCCTCCAATGAAGACCTGTATCTTGTTCTGTGGAGAAAACCGGCCCCACCTGACTCAGGGGGCCCCTCTGGGTGGGGGACACCTGGCCCACGCCGGGGGGACCCTGCCACCCCGCAGTGGGACGGTGgccccagcttcctccccagTCGGTCCACGTGTCCCCCAGGAGGCTCCTGAAGCCAAGGGGAACCCCTTGAAGACTGTGCCCTCAAGGTCTTCAGCTTGGGGCACGGTCATCGGCTCGCTCAAAGCCCTCTCCTCCTGTGTCTGTGGGCAGGCAGAGTAACAGGAAGAGCCTGGCCCTGGAGGAGGGGGTTGGCACAGCAGGCTTGAGAGCtcagggtgggggttgggggctgcAGTTCCCAAAGCCCAGCCCTCTTTCCCGACCAAGCAGAAGTCTTTGTGCCTGAGCCAAGGAAGAGCATTGGATCAGATCAAGGACATCTGAAACAGCCACTAAGTACACACTCAAaggtctcctccttcctcctccttatcTTTGTTCACCTTTCACTAGAAGCAGGATAAGGCACCTATGCATGGAAAGAGACTAATTCATTGCTACAGCAAATCCTAACGGAGCATCTTCTGCATTCCAGGCTCTGCAAAGTACTAGGGAAGAGACCACAGCATTCTTGGAGCTTATCCttggggcggtgggtgggggtgaggggaagggttaaataagtaaacaaataaataaagatgattttgaacaatgaaaaaaaaaaaaacccatgatgaaataccacctcacacctgtcagattggctgTTACCAAAAAGACAGTagataataagtgttggcgaggacgtGGAGCAAAGGGAGCccttgttgatgggaatgcaaactggtgcagccactgtggaaaacagtatggaggttcctcaacaaattaaaaataaaattaccgtATGATCCCGTAATACACTactatttatctaaagaaaatgaaaacaccaatcagaagggatacgtgcacccctatgttcatggcagcattactGACAATAGATATGGAATCAAACTctgtgtccatccatagatgaatggataagaagaggtgtcatatatatacatatataatattatatgtataatggaatattactcagccataaaaagagtgCGATCTTTTCatctgcaacaacgtggatggatctagagggcattgcgctaagtgaaataagtcagagaaagacaaataccacatgacttcacttatatgtggaatctaaaacacaaaacaaagaaaacagaaccagattcataaatacaggaAACAAGCTGTTGGTTACTAGGGGAGAGGGTTTAGGGGGTGCTCATGAACGAGGTAAAGGGGGTTAAGAGGTAcgaacttctagttataaaaataaacaagccatGGGGATATAACATACAGCTTAGGGAAtcatcaataatattataataactgtgtatggtgacagacagatggtaactagacttatcatgcCAATcgtttcataatgtataaaaatatcacatcagggacgcttgggtggctcagtcattaagcttctgccttcggctcaggtcgtgatcccagggtcctgggattgagccccgcatcgggctccctcctcggcgggaagcctgcttctccctctcccctccccctgctcgtgttccctctctcgttgtgtctctccctgtcaaataaataaaatcttaaaaaaaaaaaaacaagaaacatggCTTCAGAatttctctaggcctcagttttcctataAATAACAGATATGGCGTGCGCCCACCTCCGCCATCCAGTAGCAAGGGTTTACTAGTTAGAGACTCTGGAGACCCCCAAGCTGAGAGCACGTCTGTCCTGCTTCCCACTGATGCCTGGGAGATGTGGTCTCCCAGCGGTGCCCTTTGCCCACTGGAGGGCAGACGAAAGAGGCCAGGGCAGATTCATGGAAACTCTGCAAGGCTCCCGGAGCGAGGAGGGCTGTGGGCCTGTGGGACAGGGTGGGGCCGTGTGGGCTGATGGCCGGAACCGCGCAGCCGGGCTTGGGGAGGCTGAGGCCCCAGCTCAGGGGATGCCGCATGATGGGGCACTCGCGGATGGCCTGGTAGGATGGTTGTGCTTTTGGCAAAGTGACAATTTGGTggattgacttatttttttactttaaaaatcaacttttggaGGTATAACTTAGTACAATAAAACACACCTATTTGATGAGTTTTGCCAAACATACACAGCTGTGtaatcaccaccacaatcaagatgtaGATCATTTGCATCCTTTCCAAACGCTGCCTCATAGCCCTTTGCGGTCAGTCCTTGGCCTTTCCCCTGGCCCCAGCGTGCCACCGATCTACTTGCTGTCACTGCAGATTAGAGGGGTCTTTCCTGGAGTTCCACATAAATGGGTCAGAGTGCtcagtcttttgtgactgacttcttttgtgTAATGTCAGGTTTTTGAGATCTACCCATGTAGCTGTATTGCGtgtgttctttttcattgctgtgtagtattccattgtaaaaatatttacaattcgtttgtccattcatcagttgaaggacaAAGCTGTTTCCAATTTTTATCACTTATGAATAAAGATGCGGTAAACATTTGCACACAGGTTTTTGTgcaaatatatgttttcatttctcctgggaaAATACCTATGAGCTGAATGGCTAGGACTGAATGATTTTTACAAAGTGACCCAGAGCTAGGGGCTCATGTGACAATCCCAGGCCCCAGAACAGAGCCTCCCATCCTCAGCCCTTCTCCACTCTCGctcttttctcttgtcttctcttcccctcccctcacccttcCCTTTGGCCTTCCCATCCCACAGGAACCCATAGGACGGATGTGGAGGGAGCTCCTGGCTTCACCCACAGAAGGGTGACAAGCGGCCCTCACTTTTCTTGGTCTAAAGCTGGCTGACCAAGCACCCCCCAAACTCTTCCAAGTCTCTTGACATCCGCTTCTCAGTCAGGGAACCTGGGGGGACCCCAGACTCCACAGGGAGAGGACTGGGGGGAGTCTTCTAGCAAGCTCAGCCCTGGGGTAATGTGTCAGGGCTGTTTGTACTGGTGCTGTTGTTTTAAGAACTGCATCCGATGGATCTAGTCTATCCCATTCACTGGcgctcttttttctttgtttaaggattttatttatttattttgggggcggagagggagagagagaatcttaagcagactcccggctgagcacagagcccgaagcagggctcaatctcacggctctgaggtcataacctgagccgaaatcaagagttggacactcaactgattgagccccccaggcacctgTGGTGCTCTTTCACCTGAATTTGGTTCTAGACCAGCTCTAGCGGAGGAACATAATTCCCCACCGGTTCCGTCCGGTTCAAGCTCCTGAGCCACAAACTGGATTCGTGTCGTCAGCCCCTGGGGGTCCTAGAATGTGACCCTAAAGACCCATTTCCACCTGTCCCCACAAGCCTCAGCCCTGCTTGCTCTGCCAGACTCGGGGTTCGTGTAAGCCTTGTAACTGGTTCAGGCAAAATACcctgaggattttttttagtGGTACTTGGTTGATGTTGGTGTCGTGACCAGGGTTTGAGTTAAAGAATTTGCACGGAGGAAGTGGTGAGTGGTGCAGGTGACTGACACAGCAGTGACTTCTGGGAGGCCCACTCACCCCTGGCTGCTTGCCCTCCTCTACCCCCGCCCAGCCCCCTTACAAGCACTGGCTGGTTGGTGGCTGGTGGGCTTCAGGGCCCgggcctggagggcagaggggagctgCCGGGAAGCTGCACTGGGCCAAAGGGCATTCCTGgcggtggggtgggtggggccgCCCTTGGAGCCGACTCTGCAGCTGGGTTGCTATAATCGAGGCTGTGCCTGGGCAAGCCTGAAGATGGGGCTGACCCAAGCACAGCAGGCAGAAGGGGCCCTTGGGTCTgtgaggagcagaggggtggGAGCCCTCTCCCCGCCTGCCTCCAGCCCTCTGGCAGAGCCGCCTCCTGCTGCTAGCTTGGTCCTCCAGCTCTGTCCAGAGCGGGCCCtggagggggctgggctcaggCCTCGTGTCCCGAGTGTGTGGGAGTTGGCAGGCTTGTAGCCATCTCCTGCCAAGTGCAGGTGacacctccctcttccctctgtgtgcatGCCTTTGTAGGGGTGTGGTGGGTGGGAGTAGGGGGTGCCAGTCCTCTTTCTGGTGATGCACATCCTCAGAGGGAAGGATTCTGGGCGCCAATAGTGCAGACCAGGCCCCTGTTGTACCTGGCTTGGAGCCCTTAGCTCCCCGTTTGCTGCAAACAATAACTAAAGGCTCATTTAGGGTGACCAAATGACCCGGTTGGCCAAGGAATGAGGGGTTTCCTGGGACaagggactttcagtgctaaaaccagaATCCTGGGCAAACTACGATGACTGGCTCcattatttctaacttttcttgaaaaaaagtcttttttttaaagatttatttattcccttgagagagagagagagagagtgagcgagagagcggggagggacagagggagagagagagagaaagttttgcag
This genomic interval carries:
- the LOC110585565 gene encoding steroid receptor-associated and regulated protein-like; this encodes PPPHSEDPSDQQASPRVMGLETDLETSSGGKPACHQKAIPTAHLTFVIDCARGKQLSLVAPPVLPRAPGPHLGPVTPPMKTCILFCGENRPHLTQGAPLGGGHLAHAGGTLPPRSGTVAPASSPVGPRVPQEAPEAKGNPLKTVPSRSSAWGTVIGSLKALSSCVCGQAE